A window from Streptomyces sp. NBC_00335 encodes these proteins:
- a CDS encoding DUF5063 domain-containing protein has protein sequence MSDATLHALGQDPDDFAASIADQIESFIVAVTEVAKGEDPDSAVPFLLLEVSQLLLAGGRLGAYQDVLPDERYEPDLGPEPDVDDLRERFAVMLEPVDVYSEVFDPYEPRKAPVPHRISDDLADVVADLRHGLIHHQSGRITEALWWWQFSYFTNWGPTASATLRALQSLIAHVRLDQPLAALDGLDTDEDITEEDLAEQAGQVMAEELGGLGRK, from the coding sequence ATGTCTGACGCAACGCTGCACGCCCTGGGACAGGATCCGGACGATTTCGCGGCTTCGATCGCGGATCAGATCGAGTCCTTCATCGTCGCGGTCACCGAGGTGGCCAAGGGCGAGGACCCGGACAGCGCGGTGCCCTTCCTCCTCCTGGAGGTGTCCCAGCTGCTGCTGGCGGGCGGCCGGCTCGGTGCCTACCAGGACGTGCTGCCCGACGAGCGCTACGAGCCCGACCTGGGCCCGGAGCCGGACGTGGACGACCTGCGCGAGCGGTTCGCGGTGATGCTGGAGCCGGTCGACGTCTACTCGGAGGTCTTCGACCCCTACGAGCCGCGCAAGGCCCCGGTCCCGCACCGGATCTCCGACGACCTGGCGGACGTGGTCGCCGACCTGCGGCACGGGCTCATCCACCACCAGTCGGGCCGGATCACCGAGGCGCTGTGGTGGTGGCAGTTCTCGTACTTCACCAACTGGGGACCGACGGCATCGGCCACGCTGCGCGCCCTCCAGTCACTGATCGCGCACGTCCGCCTGGACCAGCCGCTGGCCGCCCTGGACGGGCTGGACACGGACGAGGACATCACGGAGGAGGACCTCGCGGAGCAGGCCGGGCAGGTCATGGCCGAG
- the recR gene encoding recombination mediator RecR produces MYEGVVQDLIDELGRLPGVGPKSAQRIAFHILQAEPTDVRRLAHALLEVKDKVRFCAVCGNVAQEERCNICRDPRRDLTVICVVEESKDVVAIERTREFRGRYHVLGGAISPIEGVGPDDLRIRELLARLADGSVTELIIATDPNLEGEATATYLARMMKPMGLKVTRLASGLPVGGDLEYADEVTLGRAFEGRRLLDV; encoded by the coding sequence TTGTACGAAGGCGTGGTCCAGGACCTGATCGACGAACTGGGCAGGCTGCCCGGCGTCGGGCCCAAGAGCGCGCAGCGGATCGCCTTCCACATCCTGCAGGCCGAGCCCACCGATGTCCGCCGCCTCGCGCACGCGCTGCTGGAGGTCAAGGACAAGGTCCGGTTCTGTGCGGTGTGCGGGAACGTGGCGCAGGAGGAGCGGTGCAACATCTGCCGCGATCCGCGCCGCGATCTGACGGTCATCTGTGTGGTCGAGGAGTCGAAGGACGTCGTCGCGATCGAGCGGACCCGCGAGTTCCGGGGCCGGTACCACGTCCTCGGCGGCGCGATCAGCCCGATCGAGGGCGTCGGCCCGGACGATCTGCGCATCCGGGAGCTGCTGGCGCGGCTCGCGGACGGTTCGGTCACCGAGCTGATCATCGCGACCGACCCGAATCTGGAAGGCGAGGCGACCGCCACCTACCTCGCCCGCATGATGAAGCCCATGGGCCTCAAGGTCACCCGCCTGGCCAGCGGGCTCCCCGTAGGGGGAGATCTGGAGTACGCGGACGAGGTCACGCTCGGGCGGGCCTTTGAAGGAAGGCGACTTCTCGATGTCTGA
- a CDS encoding YbaB/EbfC family nucleoid-associated protein, translated as MIPGGGMPDMQQLLQQAQKMQQDLAVAQDELARTEVEGQAGGGLVKATVTGSGELRALVIDPKAVDPEDTETLADLVVAAVQAANENAQALQQQKLGPLAQGLGGGSGIPGLPF; from the coding sequence GTGATTCCCGGTGGTGGCATGCCCGACATGCAGCAGCTGCTCCAGCAGGCCCAGAAGATGCAGCAGGACCTCGCCGTGGCGCAGGACGAGCTGGCGCGCACCGAGGTCGAGGGCCAGGCCGGCGGCGGCCTGGTGAAGGCGACCGTCACCGGTTCCGGTGAACTGCGCGCGCTGGTGATCGACCCCAAGGCCGTGGACCCCGAGGACACCGAGACGCTCGCGGACCTGGTGGTCGCGGCGGTCCAGGCGGCCAACGAGAACGCGCAGGCGCTCCAGCAGCAGAAGCTGGGCCCGCTGGCGCAGGGCCTGGGCGGCGGCAGCGGCATCCCCGGCCTGCCCTTCTAG
- a CDS encoding SLATT domain-containing protein — MSQPEMQPEGPPRDPAEDGDLTGRPFPLGDWGEPAERLDELYRRVEADALRTAEWYLSDRAWKRRGARILRIGAAAGAVTGAAMPLLELTGSVSGAASYGYLALLLGAACLGCDRFFGLTSGWMRDVATAQAVQRRLQTLQFDWATENVREILGPTEGTASEAAERCLTVLRRFSEDVTELVRSETAEWMVEFSSGPAPLVMQSLGAGGSRSDAYVPPARFPLPPGTRPNMPRQRPPEQPR; from the coding sequence GTGAGTCAGCCGGAGATGCAGCCCGAGGGGCCACCCCGGGATCCCGCTGAGGACGGCGACCTTACCGGCCGGCCGTTCCCTCTCGGGGACTGGGGCGAGCCCGCCGAGCGGCTCGACGAGCTCTACCGGCGGGTCGAGGCCGACGCGCTGCGCACCGCCGAGTGGTACCTGTCGGACCGGGCGTGGAAGCGCCGGGGAGCCCGGATCCTGCGGATCGGGGCCGCCGCCGGCGCGGTCACCGGCGCCGCGATGCCGCTGCTGGAGCTGACCGGCTCGGTGTCCGGGGCGGCTTCGTATGGCTATCTCGCGCTGCTCCTGGGCGCGGCCTGCCTGGGCTGCGACCGGTTCTTCGGCCTGACCTCGGGCTGGATGCGGGACGTGGCGACGGCGCAGGCCGTGCAGCGGCGACTGCAGACCCTGCAGTTCGACTGGGCCACGGAGAACGTGCGCGAGATCCTGGGCCCGACCGAGGGCACCGCCAGCGAGGCCGCGGAGCGATGTCTGACCGTGCTGCGCCGGTTCTCCGAGGACGTGACCGAGCTCGTGCGGTCGGAGACCGCGGAGTGGATGGTCGAGTTCAGCTCGGGCCCCGCCCCGCTGGTCATGCAGTCCCTGGGCGCGGGCGGATCCCGCTCGGACGCGTACGTCCCGCCGGCCCGCTTCCCGCTCCCCCCGGGCACCCGCCCGAACATGCCCCGTCAGCGGCCGCCGGAGCAGCCGCGCTGA
- a CDS encoding glycosyltransferase family 2 protein, translating to MSGESAVSAGQEKQAPTTPAGERWLGAVGLSVVIPAPVPEQNLTALREHLDAHCGTGPGAWELIVVTGDAVAPTPAAAAEPRIRLIRPDGDGDGDYSAGSGKGAALRAGVLASTGERVLLTDAALSTPLEELARLEEVLDANAGADLNPAPDPGTHDDAPPAVVLGRSRSRLVRTLGIPGIPGFRADTCAFALFDGDRARAAFGASTLDGPAIDAEVLRWVRRQGWPVAEVELPVHRGRTRNAPTPAPTPAPRPDRRRALGDLFRLNAGGLTVAGAFLLLSLYVFQGLWTDLDGAYLADALQDQNQWEWFVGVTTDNITHLRNPLFTLSQGMPDGVNLMANATMLGLNVPLIPVTLLFGETVTFALVLTLGMAASAWTWYWLIRCRFVRSRWAAAAGGALAAFAPPMVSHANGHPNFVVLFMIPLIIDRALRLCEGHREGPRAGRSVTRDGVLLGLFATYQIFIGEEPLLIAALGMLVFCLAYLLVAPRRALAAARPLGSGLVVALAVCLPLVAVPLYWQFFGPQSYHSVLHGDNAGNSPRALIEYASRSLFGDPETAGKLSLNTTEQNAFYGWPLLAFGVVVCVWLWRSKAVRALALTGFTALLLSLGPWVPVPRTEIVLPGPWRLMIKLPLFESVIEGRVAMVCAPILGILLALALDRIIRLPERELRTLGLLGAAAALIPVLPLPLTVRDRAPVPAFITSGDWKGYVKDGEALVPVPLPDPGQADALHWQVEADFGFRLAGGYFNGPWGPDRIGIYGATPRHLSNLLRDVRYGAQPPEVDAGWRTQARQDLEFWKAGAVVLPFQDRDGELRGLITGLLGREPEQVRDVWVWRVGPGEP from the coding sequence GTGAGCGGCGAGAGCGCCGTGAGCGCCGGCCAGGAGAAGCAGGCCCCCACGACCCCCGCCGGTGAGCGCTGGCTCGGCGCCGTCGGACTGTCCGTGGTCATCCCGGCTCCCGTCCCGGAGCAGAACCTCACCGCCCTGCGCGAGCACCTCGACGCCCACTGCGGCACGGGTCCCGGGGCCTGGGAACTCATCGTGGTCACCGGCGACGCGGTTGCCCCGACGCCGGCCGCCGCCGCGGAACCCCGGATCCGGCTGATCCGCCCCGACGGCGACGGCGACGGCGACTACAGCGCCGGCAGCGGCAAGGGCGCAGCCCTCCGCGCCGGGGTGCTCGCCTCCACGGGCGAGCGGGTGCTCCTCACCGACGCCGCCCTCAGCACCCCGCTCGAAGAACTGGCCCGCCTCGAAGAAGTCCTGGACGCGAACGCGGGAGCGGACCTGAACCCGGCCCCGGACCCGGGCACGCACGACGACGCACCCCCCGCCGTGGTCCTCGGCCGCTCCCGCAGCCGCCTGGTCCGCACGCTCGGCATCCCCGGCATACCGGGATTCCGCGCCGACACCTGCGCCTTCGCCCTCTTCGACGGCGACCGGGCCCGCGCAGCCTTCGGCGCCTCCACCCTCGACGGACCGGCCATCGACGCCGAGGTCCTGCGCTGGGTCCGCCGCCAGGGCTGGCCCGTGGCGGAGGTCGAGCTTCCCGTGCACCGCGGCCGCACCCGGAACGCCCCGACCCCGGCCCCGACCCCGGCCCCGCGCCCCGACCGCCGCCGCGCCCTCGGCGACCTGTTCCGCCTCAACGCCGGCGGCCTCACCGTGGCCGGCGCCTTCCTCCTGCTCTCCCTCTACGTCTTCCAGGGCCTGTGGACGGACCTCGACGGCGCCTACCTCGCGGACGCGCTCCAGGACCAGAACCAGTGGGAGTGGTTCGTCGGCGTCACCACCGACAACATCACCCACCTCCGCAACCCGCTCTTCACCCTCTCCCAGGGCATGCCCGACGGCGTGAACCTGATGGCCAACGCCACGATGCTCGGCCTGAACGTCCCGCTGATCCCGGTCACGCTGCTCTTCGGCGAGACCGTCACCTTCGCGCTGGTCCTCACGCTCGGCATGGCCGCCAGCGCCTGGACCTGGTACTGGCTGATCCGGTGCCGCTTCGTGCGCAGCCGCTGGGCGGCCGCCGCGGGCGGGGCGCTCGCCGCCTTCGCGCCGCCGATGGTCTCGCACGCCAACGGCCATCCGAACTTCGTCGTCCTCTTCATGATCCCGCTGATCATCGACCGGGCCCTGCGCCTGTGCGAAGGCCACCGCGAAGGCCCCCGCGCAGGCCGCAGTGTGACGCGTGACGGGGTACTGCTCGGGCTCTTCGCGACGTACCAGATCTTCATCGGCGAGGAGCCGCTGCTCATCGCCGCGCTCGGCATGCTGGTCTTCTGCCTGGCCTACCTCCTGGTCGCCCCCCGCCGCGCCCTCGCCGCCGCGCGGCCGCTGGGCTCCGGTCTGGTCGTGGCGCTGGCGGTGTGCCTGCCGCTGGTGGCCGTACCGCTGTACTGGCAGTTCTTCGGCCCGCAGAGCTACCACTCGGTCCTGCACGGGGACAACGCCGGGAACAGCCCGCGCGCCCTCATCGAGTACGCCTCCCGCTCCCTGTTCGGCGACCCCGAGACGGCCGGGAAGCTCTCCCTGAACACCACCGAGCAGAACGCCTTCTACGGCTGGCCCCTGCTCGCCTTCGGCGTCGTCGTGTGCGTGTGGCTGTGGCGGAGCAAGGCCGTACGGGCCCTCGCGCTCACCGGCTTCACCGCGCTCCTGCTGTCCCTCGGACCGTGGGTGCCCGTACCCCGTACCGAGATCGTGCTGCCGGGCCCCTGGCGCCTGATGATCAAGCTGCCGCTCTTCGAGTCGGTGATCGAGGGGCGCGTGGCGATGGTGTGCGCCCCCATCCTGGGCATCCTGCTCGCCCTCGCGCTCGACCGGATCATCCGGCTGCCCGAGCGGGAGCTGCGCACGCTGGGCCTGCTGGGTGCGGCGGCCGCGCTGATCCCGGTCCTGCCGCTGCCGCTGACCGTACGGGACCGCGCGCCGGTGCCCGCCTTCATCACCTCCGGGGACTGGAAGGGCTACGTCAAGGACGGGGAGGCACTCGTTCCGGTACCGCTGCCGGACCCGGGCCAGGCGGACGCGCTGCACTGGCAGGTCGAGGCGGACTTCGGCTTCCGCCTGGCCGGCGGCTACTTCAACGGCCCGTGGGGACCCGATCGGATCGGCATCTACGGGGCCACCCCGCGGCACCTCTCGAACCTCCTGCGCGACGTCCGCTACGGCGCGCAGCCGCCCGAGGTCGACGCCGGCTGGCGGACGCAGGCCCGCCAGGACCTGGAGTTCTGGAAGGCCGGCGCGGTCGTCCTGCCCTTCCAGGACCGGGACGGGGAGCTGCGGGGCCTGATCACCGGGCTGCTGGGCCGGGAGCCGGAGCAGGTGCGCGACGTATGGGTCTGGAGGGTGGGCCCGGGGGAGCCGTAG
- a CDS encoding GntR family transcriptional regulator — MPGSGAVTRNTLRQQIADALRDEVLAGRLAAGSEFTVKQIAEQYEVSATPVREALVDLSAQGLLDSVQHRGFRVRVFTVDDFRGMIEARTLIVEGIFRRLVERGTAPGSGERLVSVRRRAEEARRAALNGSLDVLIGYDLRFWRELSGLVGNIYISEFLHRIRVQCWVFSVPYLKAEPDLRSDLWAGHNELMDAVTRADAEEVRRLVHAYNQHGLDWAAGLKAGGA, encoded by the coding sequence ATGCCAGGCAGCGGCGCTGTCACCCGCAACACACTTCGCCAGCAGATCGCGGACGCGCTGCGTGACGAGGTGCTCGCGGGGCGCCTGGCGGCCGGGAGCGAGTTCACCGTCAAACAGATCGCCGAGCAGTACGAAGTCTCCGCGACCCCCGTCCGCGAGGCCCTCGTCGATCTCTCCGCGCAGGGCCTGCTCGACTCCGTCCAGCACCGCGGCTTCCGCGTCCGAGTCTTCACCGTGGACGATTTCCGGGGCATGATCGAGGCTCGTACGTTGATCGTGGAAGGCATCTTCCGCAGGCTCGTGGAACGCGGCACCGCCCCCGGCTCCGGGGAACGGCTCGTCTCGGTGCGCCGCCGGGCGGAGGAGGCGCGGCGGGCAGCGCTGAACGGCTCGCTCGACGTGCTGATCGGCTACGACCTGCGCTTCTGGAGGGAGCTGAGCGGGCTGGTCGGCAACATCTACATCTCCGAATTCCTGCACCGGATCCGGGTGCAGTGCTGGGTGTTCTCCGTGCCCTACCTGAAAGCGGAGCCGGACCTGCGCTCCGACCTGTGGGCCGGCCACAACGAACTGATGGACGCGGTGACCCGCGCGGACGCCGAGGAGGTACGACGCCTCGTGCACGCGTACAACCAGCACGGTCTCGACTGGGCCGCGGGCCTGAAGGCGGGCGGCGCGTGA
- a CDS encoding aspartate aminotransferase family protein, translating into MTPHVTSGATVKAADRAHVFHSWSAQALIDPLAVAKAEGSHFWDYDGKRYLDFASQLVNTNIGHQHPKVVAAIQEQAARLCTLAPGFAVDVRSEAARLIAQRTPGDLDKIFFTNGGAEAVENAVRMARLHTGRQKVMSTYRSYHGATSAAINLTGDPRRWPSDTAAAGVVHFWGPFLYRSPFHATTEAEECARALTHLADTIAFEGPATIAAIILESVPGTAGIMTPPPGYLAGVRELCDRYGIVFILDEVMSGFGRTGKWFAAEHFDVTPDLITFAKGVNSGYVPLGGVAISGAIAETFATRPYPGGLTYSGHPLACAAAVATMNAMDEEGIVEHSAHLGENVIGPALADLAERHPSVGEVRGLGTFWALELVRDKETREPLVPYNAAGADNAPMAEFAAACKASGLWPFVNMNRTHVVPPCNITEADAKEGLALLDDALTVADRHVSA; encoded by the coding sequence ATGACCCCTCACGTCACCTCGGGCGCCACCGTCAAGGCCGCCGACCGCGCCCACGTCTTCCACTCCTGGTCCGCCCAGGCCCTGATCGACCCGCTCGCCGTGGCCAAAGCCGAGGGGTCGCACTTCTGGGACTACGACGGCAAGCGCTACCTCGACTTCGCCTCCCAGCTGGTCAACACCAACATCGGCCACCAACACCCCAAGGTCGTCGCCGCGATCCAGGAGCAGGCCGCCAGGCTCTGCACCCTGGCCCCCGGTTTCGCCGTCGACGTCCGCTCCGAGGCCGCACGCCTCATCGCGCAGCGGACCCCCGGCGACCTCGACAAGATCTTCTTCACCAACGGCGGCGCCGAGGCCGTGGAGAACGCCGTCCGCATGGCCCGGCTGCACACCGGCCGGCAGAAGGTGATGTCCACCTACCGCTCGTACCACGGCGCCACCTCCGCCGCGATCAACCTGACCGGCGACCCGCGCCGCTGGCCCTCCGACACGGCCGCCGCCGGCGTCGTGCACTTCTGGGGACCGTTCCTCTACCGCTCGCCCTTCCACGCGACCACCGAGGCCGAGGAGTGCGCGCGCGCCCTCACCCACCTCGCCGACACCATCGCCTTCGAGGGCCCGGCGACGATCGCCGCGATCATCCTGGAGTCGGTCCCCGGCACGGCCGGGATCATGACCCCGCCGCCCGGCTACCTGGCCGGCGTGCGCGAGCTCTGCGACCGCTACGGGATCGTCTTCATCCTGGACGAGGTCATGTCGGGATTCGGCCGGACCGGCAAGTGGTTCGCCGCCGAGCACTTCGACGTCACCCCCGACCTGATCACCTTCGCCAAGGGCGTCAACAGCGGCTACGTCCCGCTCGGCGGCGTCGCGATCTCCGGCGCGATCGCCGAGACCTTCGCCACGCGCCCCTACCCGGGCGGGCTGACCTACTCCGGTCACCCCCTCGCCTGCGCCGCCGCCGTCGCGACGATGAACGCCATGGACGAGGAGGGCATCGTCGAGCACTCCGCCCACCTCGGCGAGAACGTGATCGGCCCGGCTCTCGCCGACCTCGCGGAGCGCCACCCCTCGGTCGGGGAGGTCCGCGGCCTCGGCACCTTCTGGGCCCTGGAGCTCGTACGGGACAAGGAGACGCGCGAGCCGCTCGTTCCCTACAACGCCGCGGGCGCCGACAACGCGCCGATGGCCGAGTTCGCCGCGGCCTGCAAGGCGTCCGGGCTGTGGCCGTTCGTCAACATGAACCGCACCCACGTCGTCCCCCCGTGCAACATCACGGAAGCGGACGCCAAGGAGGGCCTGGCCCTGCTGGACGACGCGCTGACCGTCGCCGACCGGCACGTTTCGGCCTGA
- a CDS encoding type 1 glutamine amidotransferase family protein gives MSETRTKTVHVAVYDTYADWETGHTTAHLTQHGYEVRTVGVTAGRPVTTMGGLRIQPDLALADLRPEESALLILTGAGLWDTGDELVRFAAKAGEFLAAGVPVAAICGATAGLARAGVLDGRTHTSAAPFYLGGQPGYGGAEHYVEADAVTDGDLITAGPTEPVAFAREVFARLGVYEPHVLDAWYRLFHDSDASAYPVLMAADPNHA, from the coding sequence ATGAGCGAGACCCGGACGAAGACGGTCCACGTGGCGGTGTACGACACCTACGCCGACTGGGAGACGGGCCACACCACCGCACACCTCACCCAGCACGGCTACGAGGTCCGCACGGTCGGCGTCACCGCCGGACGCCCCGTCACCACGATGGGCGGCCTCCGCATCCAGCCCGACCTGGCCCTGGCGGACCTGCGCCCCGAGGAGTCCGCGCTCCTCATCCTGACCGGCGCCGGACTGTGGGACACGGGCGACGAGCTGGTGCGCTTCGCGGCGAAGGCCGGGGAGTTCCTGGCGGCGGGCGTCCCGGTCGCCGCGATCTGCGGAGCCACGGCCGGCCTGGCCCGCGCCGGAGTCCTGGACGGACGTACGCACACCAGCGCGGCCCCCTTCTACCTCGGCGGCCAGCCGGGCTACGGCGGCGCCGAGCACTACGTCGAGGCCGACGCGGTCACCGACGGCGACCTGATCACGGCGGGCCCCACGGAACCGGTGGCGTTCGCCCGCGAGGTCTTCGCCCGACTCGGGGTGTACGAGCCGCACGTGCTCGACGCCTGGTACCGCCTGTTCCACGACTCGGACGCGAGCGCGTACCCGGTCCTGATGGCGGCGGACCCGAACCATGCCTGA
- a CDS encoding MarR family winged helix-turn-helix transcriptional regulator, giving the protein MPDRPQTRRGDAEPAAEPPEAGGAAPAARGRGPRENSRRTSQDLLSRTALGVFRLNGQFLSVSEELARPAGLTAAWWQVLGAVLREPLPVAGIARAMGITRQSVQRIADLLAAKGLAEYVPNPAHRRAKLLRPTDAGRAAVARIGPGHAALATRLAEALGEDGFAETVRVLERLSAALDALPAPVDVPAG; this is encoded by the coding sequence ATGCCTGACCGGCCCCAGACCCGGCGCGGGGATGCGGAGCCCGCCGCGGAGCCCCCGGAGGCCGGCGGCGCGGCTCCCGCGGCGCGCGGCAGGGGGCCGCGGGAGAACTCCCGCCGCACCAGCCAGGACCTCCTGAGCCGCACCGCCCTCGGGGTGTTCCGGCTCAACGGCCAGTTCCTCTCCGTATCGGAGGAGCTGGCCCGCCCGGCAGGGCTGACCGCAGCCTGGTGGCAGGTGCTGGGAGCCGTACTCCGCGAACCGCTGCCCGTCGCCGGCATCGCCCGGGCCATGGGCATCACCCGGCAGAGCGTGCAGCGCATCGCCGATCTGCTGGCCGCCAAGGGCCTCGCCGAGTACGTCCCGAACCCGGCCCACCGCCGGGCGAAGCTGCTGCGCCCCACGGATGCCGGCCGGGCCGCCGTCGCCAGGATCGGCCCGGGGCACGCGGCCCTGGCCACCCGTCTCGCGGAGGCCCTCGGCGAAGACGGCTTCGCCGAAACGGTACGGGTCCTGGAGCGCTTGTCGGCCGCGCTGGACGCTCTGCCGGCGCCGGTCGACGTGCCGGCCGGTTAG
- a CDS encoding IS481 family transposase → MSHRNARLTVFGRRLLVERVRSGRPVAHVAAEMGISRATAHKWVRRWRTEGEAGLHDRSSRPRTTPHRTTAAVEARVCDLRRTRKLGPARIGPILGLPASTVHRILTRHGLGRLAWLDRPTGQPIRRYEREHPGELIHVDIKKLGNIPDGGGWRTVGRTAGDRNRQSSTTERRSSTPVIGYSYVHSAVDDHSRLAYSEVLTDERKETAAGFWQRANVFFTRHGITVERVLTDNGSCYKSKLFTQALAAAGIAHKKTRPYRPQTNGKVERFNRTLLDEWAYLRPYTSNQERTAALADFLHTYNHHRSHTALGGHPPITRVNNPAGQYT, encoded by the coding sequence GTGTCCCACCGTAATGCCCGGCTGACCGTCTTCGGTAGGCGCCTGCTGGTCGAACGAGTCCGCTCGGGCCGCCCCGTCGCGCACGTCGCGGCCGAGATGGGTATCTCGCGGGCCACCGCCCACAAGTGGGTCCGCCGATGGCGGACCGAGGGCGAAGCGGGCCTGCACGACCGATCCAGCCGGCCGCGCACAACACCGCACCGCACGACCGCAGCGGTCGAAGCCCGGGTCTGTGACCTGCGCAGAACCCGAAAGCTCGGCCCTGCCCGGATCGGCCCGATCCTGGGGCTGCCCGCCTCGACCGTGCACCGGATCCTGACCCGCCACGGTTTGGGCCGCCTGGCCTGGCTGGACCGGCCCACCGGGCAGCCGATCCGCCGCTACGAACGCGAGCACCCGGGCGAACTCATCCACGTCGACATCAAGAAACTCGGGAACATCCCGGACGGTGGCGGCTGGCGCACGGTCGGCCGGACGGCAGGCGACCGAAACCGCCAGAGCAGCACCACCGAGCGCAGAAGCTCCACGCCAGTGATCGGCTACTCCTACGTCCATTCCGCGGTCGACGACCACTCCCGTCTGGCCTACAGCGAAGTCCTCACCGACGAACGCAAGGAAACCGCCGCCGGGTTCTGGCAACGGGCGAACGTCTTCTTCACCCGCCACGGCATCACCGTCGAACGCGTCCTGACCGACAACGGCTCCTGCTACAAGTCGAAGCTGTTCACCCAGGCCCTGGCCGCGGCCGGCATCGCCCACAAGAAGACCAGGCCCTACCGGCCACAAACCAACGGGAAAGTCGAACGCTTCAACCGCACCCTCCTGGACGAATGGGCCTACCTACGGCCCTACACCTCCAACCAGGAACGGACAGCGGCCCTGGCAGACTTCCTCCACACCTACAACCACCACCGCAGCCACACCGCACTGGGCGGACACCCACCCATCACCCGAGTCAACAACCCTGCGGGTCAATACACCTAA